One region of Pontibacillus halophilus JSM 076056 = DSM 19796 genomic DNA includes:
- a CDS encoding Panacea domain-containing protein, producing the protein MTMQNLANHIMAVANENGRSVTNLQLQKVMFFTLGLHIRNNGLDELAHEIYDVPFEKWKYGPVVESIYFNYNRFGSEPIKNANAEQIENYEVLNDYILNLLNVDVFKLVNISHQFDSWADYENEILNMEYVPPYEIEEIYEDFENDDE; encoded by the coding sequence ATGACTATGCAAAATTTAGCTAATCATATCATGGCTGTAGCAAATGAAAATGGTAGAAGTGTTACAAATTTACAGCTTCAAAAAGTCATGTTTTTTACCCTTGGACTTCATATCCGTAATAACGGGTTAGACGAATTAGCTCATGAAATCTATGATGTGCCATTTGAGAAATGGAAATATGGACCGGTAGTGGAAAGTATATACTTTAATTATAATAGATTTGGAAGTGAACCAATAAAGAATGCTAATGCAGAACAAATTGAAAATTATGAAGTATTAAATGATTATATATTAAATCTCTTAAATGTTGACGTTTTCAAATTAGTTAATATTTCTCATCAGTTTGATTCATGGGCCGACTATGAAAATGAAATCTTGAATATGGAATATGTTCCACCATATGAAATTGAAGAAATCTATGAGGATTTTGAAAATGACGATGAATGA
- the istB gene encoding IS21-like element helper ATPase IstB: protein MNKTVMELQDQFRQLRLAETAEQLPQLLREAEKASWTYLEFLESITGFELKKREAKNLERRLKWARFPYMKSLSEFNINEQNALTERQLSQLTELSWLEQHYNLILLGPPGVGKTFLAIGIGIEAIYRGFNVCFVTMGELVQLLKTEELLNKSKVQLKRIKAADLVIIDDLMYMAMDQREANLFFHLVNHLYERSSIILTSNKSPDQWGELMGDQGITTAILDRLLHRVEVIHMDGDSYRMKHRRKVFPAEV from the coding sequence ATGAATAAGACTGTTATGGAACTACAAGATCAGTTTCGCCAATTACGATTAGCGGAAACAGCTGAGCAGCTTCCGCAGCTCCTCCGGGAAGCTGAAAAGGCATCGTGGACGTACTTAGAATTCCTAGAATCTATCACAGGTTTTGAACTGAAGAAACGTGAAGCCAAGAACTTGGAACGTCGTTTGAAATGGGCTCGTTTCCCTTACATGAAGTCCCTCAGTGAATTCAATATTAACGAGCAAAACGCCTTAACAGAACGCCAACTTTCTCAACTTACAGAATTGAGCTGGTTAGAGCAGCATTATAACCTTATCCTCTTAGGTCCTCCAGGCGTAGGGAAAACTTTCTTAGCTATTGGCATAGGTATTGAGGCTATCTACAGAGGGTTTAATGTGTGCTTCGTGACAATGGGTGAACTTGTTCAACTTCTAAAAACAGAAGAATTACTTAATAAATCAAAAGTACAATTGAAGCGCATTAAGGCAGCAGATCTAGTCATTATTGATGATCTGATGTACATGGCGATGGACCAGAGAGAAGCCAACCTTTTCTTCCATTTAGTTAACCATTTATACGAACGAAGTTCGATTATTTTAACCTCAAATAAGAGTCCAGACCAATGGGGAGAGCTTATGGGAGACCAAGGTATCACCACAGCAATTTTGGACCGCCTACTTCATCGTGTAGAAGTAATCCATATGGATGGAGACAGTTATCGAATGAAGCATCGAAGAAAAGTATTCCCAGCAGAAGTGTAA
- a CDS encoding DNA/RNA non-specific endonuclease, whose amino-acid sequence MKKKMSYLVLFLMTIYMVGCTEIKDTSTPDKETNSQEAVTANTYKNSKKEEAPAASVEESAVEENPTEPNNDQFSGYKLIEVDGGDVSGYRESNVVVDIGYGDREYWAFTNEQGQLVRVVADEIILQDDSNEPVLSSGRYYSDEAKVPGVESDVLDEGHIIADSLGGVSNAYNITPQDSTLNRHGDQAYLEDVIRSADGVTNFEAIITYPNMETQIPSSYQFTYILMDDKVVDTFENLNPDEVNESLGLTNSESSDSKSPNTNGDISSVDTNGNGQVTIKEAKAAGFGMPITSDHWLYPYMRDNDDDGMVGE is encoded by the coding sequence ATGAAAAAGAAAATGAGCTATTTAGTCTTATTTTTAATGACCATCTATATGGTTGGTTGTACTGAGATTAAAGATACATCCACCCCAGATAAAGAAACAAATTCACAAGAAGCAGTCACAGCTAATACATATAAAAATAGCAAAAAAGAAGAAGCCCCCGCTGCTAGTGTTGAGGAATCAGCAGTAGAGGAAAATCCAACCGAACCAAATAATGATCAGTTTTCAGGATACAAGCTTATTGAAGTTGATGGTGGTGATGTATCTGGATATCGCGAATCTAACGTCGTTGTTGACATTGGGTATGGGGATCGTGAATATTGGGCATTTACTAATGAGCAAGGGCAACTAGTACGAGTTGTTGCAGACGAAATCATTTTACAAGATGACAGCAACGAACCTGTATTATCGTCTGGCAGATACTACTCTGATGAGGCCAAGGTTCCTGGTGTCGAAAGTGACGTTTTAGATGAAGGACACATTATTGCTGATTCTCTCGGAGGGGTATCAAATGCTTATAATATTACCCCACAAGATAGCACGCTCAATCGACATGGTGATCAAGCATATTTGGAAGATGTAATCCGTAGCGCAGATGGAGTCACTAATTTTGAAGCAATTATCACATATCCTAATATGGAAACACAAATTCCTTCAAGTTATCAGTTTACTTATATCTTAATGGACGACAAAGTTGTTGATACATTTGAAAATTTGAATCCTGATGAAGTCAACGAATCACTCGGGTTAACAAACAGTGAGTCTTCCGATTCGAAGAGTCCAAACACAAACGGTGACATTTCTAGCGTGGATACTAACGGTAACGGACAAGTGACCATTAAAGAAGCAAAAGCAGCTGGTTTCGGTATGCCAATAACAAGTGATCATTGGTTATACCCGTATATGCGAGATAATGATGACGATGGGATGGTTGGAGAGTAA